The Calditrichia bacterium genomic interval AATCGTTGGGATTTTTCAACCAATCGCCAGATCATTCACAATTGCAAAAGATAGCGTTTCTGGCATTCGCACCGGAGCACAAAACGGACGGGCTGGTTCCCGTTTTTCAATCGACGAAAAACGGTCAGCAAACCCTCAGTTTGAGCGGCAAAGGCGAACCGCTGTTTTACGCGCTGCCGCCCGATCCCGCGCCGTTCGAGCAGTTGCTCGGCAAATGGCGCTGCACCATCACCGACCAGATTTTTTTCACCCGGGAAATCGAGCTGAATTTGGCGCAAACCGGCGATCAGTTGAGCGCAACCATCGGCGATCCGGGCATGCAAATCACCCAATTTCGGACGGATGGCGACAGCCTGTTTTTCTCCATCCAGTATTTTGACAAACAATATCGCGCATGGGGAAAAGCCGCCGATGGCAAAATGAGCGGCAACTGGGTAAATGAAATTTCCGGGGAAAAAGGAATTCTGAGTGGTAGCAGCGACGACTTCCGGCGCTTCCCAATGCAGCACAAATTGCTCGCGCCGCTGTATGAATTTGTCAGTAAAGACGGCAAAAAACGGGTGTATTCGACAGCCGAAACGCTCGACGATGCTGCGCTGATTCGCGCCAAAAAACCGCTGTGCCGGGTGTGGCAATTCCCCGGCGAGTTGCTAATTTTGGATGCATCAGCGAAACCGGTTAAGCAATAAATCAGGTATTCAACCGCAAAAATCCGCCGTCAATCGGGTAATCCGTTCCGGTGATAAAACCGGCTTCGTCCGAGCACAAAAACAGGCATAAATTGGCAATTTCTTCCGGCTTCGCCATTCGCCCGATGGGCTGGGTTTTGGACAATTTTTCGAACATTTCTTGCTCTTTGCCGGGATAATTTTTAGCGATGAACCCGTCCACAAAGGGCGTGTGCACCCGCGCCGGGGAGATGCAGTTGCAACGAATATTGTCATCCAGATAATCGCGGGCAATGCTGTAAGTCATTGAAACGACTGCACCTTTGGTCATTGAATATGCGAAGCGATCCGGCAAACCGATTGGCGCAGCAATGGACGCCATGTTGATGATAACACCGTTTTTTTGCGATTTCATTTTGCGAACCGCCGCCAGCGCACAGTTGTAAACGCCTTTGATATTCACCGCGTAAAGGCGATCCAAATCTGCCTCGGCGGTTTGTTCCAACGAACCGACAAACGCGATGCCGGCATTGTTGACGAGAATATCCAGCCGGTTGTGCTGTTCAAAAACGGCATCGACAGCAGCGAGAACCTGCGACTGGTTGGCAACATCAACATCGTGACATTCAGCCGTTCCGCCAGCATCGCGGATGGCCTGAACGGTAGCCGCCGCGCCAACTTTGTCGCGTTCGAAAATGTGAACTTTCGCGCCGTGTTCGGCTAATTTTTGACTGATCGCCTGACCGATGCCGCTACCGCCGCCGGTGACTATCGCAATTTTTTCCGATAAATCGAGCATATTTCGCTCCGTTTTTTGATTAAATCAACCTTGTTTAATTACTCAAATTCCGGTTATTTTCAAACGGTTGTAAATTTTTTTTGGACAGGATAGCAGGATAGACATGATTCTTGAATATGCGAATCACGTGTTGAATATAAAATTGTGAAAAATGTCAGGAGACCCCTGCATTCGCAGGGGTGACAGCCTCAATAAAGGGATGGTCATTCCTGCGAATGCAGGAATCTCCCGATAAAGGCACAACATTCGCCAATTTCAATAACCATCCCGTAATCCTGTCAAAAACCATCAAATCCATTTTAAACAAAACCAGTGGAAAGATACCATGAAATTGATTCGTTTCGGTGAAAAAGGTTCGGAAAAACCCGGCGTGCTCGTCGGCAGTGAGCGGCGGGATTGCTCCGCATATTTTGATGATTGGAATCGTAATTTCTTTATAAACAGTGGTTTGGAGAAGCTTCAAATTTAATCGAGCGCAATCTCGATGGCTTGCCGGTGGTCGATGCCGGTGTGCGCTGGGGCGCGTGCGTCGCCCGTCCGGGCATGATTTTGTGCGTCGGGTTGAATTTTTCGGATCATGCCAAAGAAGCAAAATGGCGATTCCGGAGGAGCCGGTGCTGTTCATGAAAGCAGCAAACACACTTTCCGGTCCATACGACGATGTGAAAATTCCCAAAAACAGCACCAAAACCGACTGGGAAGTGGAACTGGCGATGGTGCTGCAAAAAGATGCCCACGAAATCGATTCGGATGCGGCAGCAGCGGATTGCATCGCCGGATTTTGTTTGATGAACGATTTGTCCGAACGGCATTTTCAACTGGAGCGTTCCGGGCAATGGGTGAAAGGCAAATCGTGCCGGGATTTAGTCCGGTGGGACCATATTTGTGCACCGCAGACGAAATTCCCGATGTACTGAATCTTGCGATGCGACTATCGGTAAATAATGAAATGTTGCAGGATGGCAGCACAAAAACCATGATTTTCAAACCGAATGAGATCATTAAATACATCTCGCAATTTATGCTGCTGGAAGCCGGGGACATCATTTCAACCGGCACGCCGCCCGGCGTCGGATTGGGATTTGATCCACCGCGCTATCTCAAAAAGGGATGTTGTGGAGCTGTCTATCGAAAAATTGGGCACACAGCGGCAGGTGTTTGTTTAAAAAGGCGGGATTCAAACCCGCCTTTTTGATCATTCTATTTCAAAATTTTTATCTCGCAACGAACAAAAAAATGAAGTTTTGTATTTCTCCGCGTCCGTTGCGATCTCTGCGGTTAAAAACCGTATCATTCCATCGGCAGCACATAAAACAGAATCGCAAAAAGTGGCAAATGCTGCCACCCAACACAAACAAATGCCAGATCGCGTGATTATACGGCAATTTATGCCACACATAAAAAATCACGCCGAGGGTGTAAGTAATGCCGCCGGCAATCAGCCACGCCAATCCGCCCGGCGGTATCGTTGCGATCATTTCTTTAATCGCAACAATGCAGAGCCAGCCCATCAGCACATAAATCACCGTGGATAATTTTTTAAAGCGGTTGATAAAAAATATTTTTAGCACAATTCCCGCGAGCGTCAATCCCCAAATCACAACAAATAACGTCCAACCCCACGCGCCGCGCATGTTCACCAATAATATGGGTGTGTACGTGCCGGCGATGAGCAAATAAATAGCGGCGTGATCGATAATTTTGAACACCCGTTTTACGCGCGGATTTTGGAAGCTGTGATATAGCGTCGACGCTAAATACAATAAAATCAAGGTGCTACCATAAATACTGAAGCTGACCACCCGCCAGACATCCCCGTAAATCGAGGCGAATGCCACCAGCAATGTCAGCCCGGCGACGCTCAATCCGGCACCGATGCCGTGGGTGATACTGTTGGCAATTTCTTCGCCGAGGTTGGGTTTATTTTGTGAATTCATTGATTCCTTTTCCGGGATTAAAAATTTATTTCGTTCAAATTTTCACAGATGATTCAAATTTAGTTTTTCAGCCGTAAAAAGTAAAGCCATAAAAAAGCCATCCTTTGATTAGTTATCACTGTTACGCCGCGATTTCAGATAATTGATCGCGCCACCGGCGAGCATAATGTTGATTTGCCGCTCGCTGAGGCTGTGCGTGAGTGAATAGTTTTCATCGCGGGTGCGGTTGTGCGCCACGATTGTTTCGCCGTTGGCAACGGCGTTTCGCAGATGTTCAACGCGAATCTCGTCGCCCTGCCGGATGCGTTCGTAATCTTCTGCGTTTTCAAATTCGAGGGGTAAAATGCCGAAATTCGCCAGATTTTGCCAGCCGATGCGCGCGTAACTTTTGGCAATTACCGCAATTTGCCCGAGGTATCGCGGTGCCAGCGCGGCATGCTCGCGGCTTGATCCTTGCGCATAATTTTCCCCGCCGACAACGATGTGCCCGCCAAATTCTTCTTTCGCTTTCATCGCGCGATCGTAAAATGTTGTATCGATGATGCTGAACGCCCACTTGCTGATTTCCGGAATATTGCTCCGAAACGGCAGCACTTCCGCACCGGCGCGCATGATTTCGTCCGTGGAAATATTGTCACCCATCTTCAGCAATAATGGCACCTGAAATTCATTTGGCAACGGATTCAATTCGGGAATTGACTTGATATTCGGTCCTTTTTCCAGCTCGATTTCGTGCCCGTTTTTTGCCGGGGAAATGAGCAATTCCCGGTTGATGTTTTCGGTTTTGGGCTGTTGAAATGCAGGATACGAAATGCCCATCGATTTTTCGAGATCGCGCGGATCGGTAATTTCCCCGGTGAGCGCGGACGCTGCGCCGGTTTCCGGGCTGCACAAATACACGAGATCGTCCAGCGTGCCGGAACGTCCCGGGAAATTGCGCGGCATGGTTCGCAGACTGATTTTTCCGGAGGCAGGCGCCTGACCCATCCCGATGCAGCCCATGCAACCGGCCTGATGAAATCGCGCACCGGCTTTGATCAGCCGGGCAAACGCGCCGTCATCCGCCAGATTTTCGGTCACCTGTCGCGATGTCGGGTTGATGTCGAACGACACCTGCGGATGCACGGTTTTGCCATCCACTATTTTGCTGACCACCCAAAAATCACGATAGCCGGGGTTGGCGGACGAGCCGATTACCACCTGATGCACCGGATTTCCGGCAACATCCCGAACCTTCACCACATTTCCGGGGCTGCTCGGGCAGGCGATCATCGGTTCCAGTTCGGATAGATTGATTTCATCGTGTAAATCGTATCCGGCACCTTTATCGGGCAACAATTCTCGCCACTCCCCTTCCCGTTCCTGCCGTTTCATAAAATCGCGAATTTCACCGTCGGAGGGGAAAACCGTGGTGGTCGCGCCCATTTCCGTGCCCATATTGGCGATCACGTGGCGATCCATTGCGCTGAGTTCTGCCAGTCCCGGACCGAAATATTCGATGATCATCCCGCGACAGCCGGTGACATCGTAACGCCGGAGCATTTCCAAAACCACATCTTTGGCGCTTACCCACGGCGGCAATTTGCCGGTGAGTTTCACACCGAGCACTTTTGGCATTTTGATAAACAGCGGTTCGCCGGCCATCACAAACGCCACATCCAGACCGCCGGAACCGAGCGCCAGCATGCCCAACGCGCCGGACGCCGGAGTGTGGCTGTCCGAACCAACCATGGTTTTGCCGGGCTTCCCGAACCGCTCCATGTGGATCGGATGGCTGACGCCATTGCCCGGACGGCTATACCAAACCCCGAATTTTTGCGCAGCGGAATACAGAAATACGTGGTCGTCCGCATTCTTGAAATCGGTTTGCAGCAGGTTGTGATCGACATATTGCACAGATAATTCCGTATGCACTTTCGATAATTCCATCGCTTCCAATTCCAGCATCACCAGCGTTCCGGTTGCATCCTGCGTTAATGTTTGATCTATTTTTAACCCGATTTCCTCACCCGGAATCATATCTCCGGAAACAATATGGGATTTGATGAGTTTTTGGGTAACATTCAGGACATCTTGCATAAGTCCTCCAATTTATTGACACTTATATATTTATACTGTGTCAATTTATGAAGTTTCGTGATTTACAGATTTTTCCGAGCGATGCAGGTTGGTAAATCGGAAAACGATCCAGCGGGAATTATTAAAAAGGTATCATGTTGATCAAAAACGGAAACCCTGGTTTATCAGAAACTTGCTCAATTTGCGCTTTCTCATTGCCACGTTTTACGAATCGTTTTCTGTGCCAACTGGCAGCGGTAATATAAATTTCGTTCATTTCGGAATTCGCCCCGCCGATTGAAATAACCCGCAGCGATTCAATTTCATAATTTACAGATTCCAAAAACTGATACAGCTTTTCCGCATCCGACTGTGCAAAGTTACCGGCAATATATTTGACAATTGAAAGAATAGACATCACATTACCTCCGGAAGATGTTGAAGTGTTGAAAAATAATGGCGGGGAAAAGTTAATATGTCATCGCGAAAAACGCAATATATTAGTGAACTTTTTTACACCTAACCTTAACAGGTGATAGATGTTGAGTGATTGGATATGCGTTGAAAATGAGATTTTTCGTCTCTTTAGGAAAACAACAAAGCATCTGAGTTTAAAACAATCAAGCTAATACTGACACTACGTATTGAGCTGCCAAAATTTATAGTTCGCTATTTTTTTGAAATTACAAACTGTGTGTAACAGTCAAAAAAATGACATTTGAGGTTGATTCTGAATAAATTTTGTTTTCAATTATAGCTGTATTTTGATTTTCAAAGCGAACGCAATATTTTAGACAGAAGAAAAGAAATTCCATGACAAAAAGGGTGAAAAATGCGGGAACAGTTGAGCATTTTTGATTTGATGCAGGATGATTTGCGCAAGCTGTATGATGAACGTGCAGCAATCCAACAACAAATAGATGAAGCACTGAGCAGCGATGACCAGAAGACGTTCGAGCAGTGCAAAAAACAGCTGGATGATGTTCAGAAAAAAATAAATGGAATACAACTCCGCACCCGCAGCAAAGGCGCAAAATAACCGGCATCGTTTTAATTCAATTTTGGGTTAGAACTCAATATCAGCAGTTTTTTATCAAAGAAAAGTTTCCTTTGCAGATGTATTTATTTATCTTCTTATCACAGGTTCAAAAAAAACAATGTATTAACAATGATTCTAACCTGCATTTTAATAGTAAATGACGAATCTCTGAATTTATTTAGAAGACTCAATTGATAAAAAATAACTCTTTGCCCAAAAGCAAATTCTGGAAATATATACCTTTTAGAAGATATCTAATATTTGTCTCGGCGATATTCTTCCTGTTCTCAGGATTCGGATTTATCATCGATCTGCTTTCATTAGGTTCATTTTCAGAACTGCTGCTTTTTTTTAATGTAATTTATTCAGGGATTGTTGCAGTACTCTACGTTTATACTTTTACAAGAAATCTTAAATTCCTTCCTTTTACTATCTTATTTCAGATCGTCGTTGGCATAAGCATCTGGCGAGGAGCCGGGCACTTACCGCTTTCCGAATTTCCCCAAAGAGCATTTTTTGATGCCGTTGGAATTTTAGTGACAATTTTTCTGGGATATATACTGTTTGTTATATTTATAAATAAAGAGGGATTAAGAAATTTTCGACTTCAGGCTGAAATGGACCTTGCGCAGGATCTTCATTCGAACCTTGTTCCAAAACTTGAAATCGTCAATGACCGTTTTGAAATATTTGGCGTATCTAATCCTACCGATGAAGTCGGCGGCGATTTAGTTGACTATTTCGAAAATGGGACTTCTCATACCTGTTATATTGCAGATGTATCGCCTAGCGCCTTCGGTGCTCCATATCTGGCGAAATTGAGGTCGCAGCTCACTGTGGCACCGGCAGCTTTTGCGGCTTTGCAGGCTTCGATAATTGCGGCGCGCGGCTGTTCCCCCAACGCCGGCGTGATGCCCGTCAGTGAAACCACTTGGCACTGCTAAACACTTGTTTCCAATCGACTTCGCCAGGTTCGATTTCCGCATTGCAGCATGTGCGCGATCGTAAACGACTTTCGAAGCGCGCTGGCTGGCACCGGTTTCCAGAAAATAAATGCCCACCCGATCACCTTTTCGCACGATGAAATCATCTTTCACACCAAAGCGCCGGAGGTGATTGACTGCAGCCTGCCCGATTTCGTGTTTGGGCAAACGGCTAACGAAATAACTTTCCAACCCGTAATTGGACAGCGCCACAGCAACATTGGCTTCGCCGCCGCCGTAAGTGACATCAAATTGTTGCGCCTGCACAAACCGGCTGAATCCGGGCGTGGAAAGCCGCAGCATAATTTCCCCAAATGTTACCACTTTGACATTTTTGTAACTCCTGTAAAATCTTATATTTAGATTTTATAAATATTTCATTTTTCAGATTCCTGCCTTCACAGGAATGACCGGGTAGTTGTCTTTCCTGCGAAAGCAGGAATCTCCAGATTTTCAGCAATTATCCTGAAACGTTATTGCGCACTTATTTTCGCACAGCATCGATGCTCTGTTTCAAAATTCTGGCGTTTTCGGTAAGCTGGGCAAAATTTTCGCTGTCGATGGCTTTTTGTCCAGCAACGCACCACCGACGCCCACGGCACATGCACCGGCGTTGATCCACTCGCCCGCGTTGGTCAGCGATACGCCGCCGGTGGGCATCAGATTCAGGTGTGGCATCGGCGCTTTGATCGCTTTGAAAATGGCATCCCAACCACGTCCGCCGGAAAACTTTGACGATATCCGCGCCAAGTTCGTGCGCGGTTAATATTTCTGTGGGTGTGAAACAACCGGGCATCACCGGCAAATTGTAACGATGCGCCGTTTGCACAACTTCCGGTTTGAACACCGGACTGACCACATATTTTGCACCGGCGTTGATCGCCAGTCGCGCCGTTTCCGAATCGAGCACCGAACCGACGCCGATAAGCACCTCTTTCGGTAACGCTCGCGATGCTTCTTCGATCACTTTCAGCGCGTTGGGCGTGGTCATCGTGATTTCCAGCGCAAAAATCCCGCCTTCCAGCAATGCTTCGGCAACATGCATTAATTTTTGGGAATCGCTCATCCGAATGACCGCCACCGCGCCGCCATCGATGATTTTTTGAACGATTTCAAATCGGGTCATTGTTTTCTCCAAACGCAAATAAATCGTTGTATTTGCATTATTTATAGTTTTCCAAAACAGTTGTCAGCGTGGCTTCGGGACCGTCGCGAAGAATGGCATCGAGATACTGTGAAACCTGATGGATGAACGTTTTACCGTTCTCGATATTATCCGGCCAAATAAACCGGTTGCTGCATATTTCACTGACCAGCGCTTCTGTGTTCACAATTTCACCCGCATCGAACGCCTGCCACTGTTCCATAAAATAGCTCGCGGCGGCATCGTTGACGGGATAGCGCACACCGTTGATTTCCCCGAAGAAATGATTGCCGTCCTGTGTTGGCGCTTTCATAAATCGCAAATATGCTGCGTAACCGAGGCAAATCAATTTTGGAAAATCGCCGGATTTTTGGTGATATCGCGTGATCAACTGCAGCACGCGGTTGCGCATTTTCATCGTCGATTGCACGGTGATATCCAGCAGCGCATGTTTGAGATACGGGTTTCGAAATCGTTGTAACACATCGTCGATATATCTGTTGACAATTTGCGAATCCATTTCGAGGCACGGGCCGATTTCCCGGCGCATTACGGATTCCACAAATCCGGAAATTTTCGGGTCGTTCATCATTTCGATGACATATTCAAAGCCACACAAATACGCCAACGGCACGCTGATGGTATGGCTGGCGTTGAGCAAGCGCAGCTTTCGTTCGCGAAAATCATCGATATTTTCCCGCACGATAATTGATGGATTGTCATCACAAAATGCTAATTTTTCCTGCAAATCCGAACCTCCTTCGATGGCAAACAAACTGTATAATTCCGAACACGTCAACATTTCGTCGCGAAACCCCAGGTGCGCGGTGAGTTGTTCCATCCGCGCCGTGTCCGGTTTTCCCGGCACAATCCGATCCACCAGCGTGTTGCAAAAACGGTTGGCGCCGATCACCCAATCCTTGAATCCGCCGCCCAACTGCCAAATATCCGCGAGTTGTAGCACTATACCGCGCAAAACAGTGCCGATATTCTCCAGCAATTCGCAGGGCAAAATGATCAGTCCGCGCGATTCATCGCCGCGAAAAGTGAGGAATCGCCGGTAAAGCACGGCGGTCAATTTTCCGGGAAATGTGGTCGGCGGTTCGCGGTCGATGCGATCGGTTTCATCAAAAACAATGCCCGCTTCGGTGGTGTTGGACACAATGATTTCCAGTTCCGGGCTTTCCGCGACGCTCAACACGCTCTGCCAATCCTCATTCGCGACAATTGCGCGGCTGATCGACGAACAGACCGTAAATGATTCTACTGGCTCGCCGTTCGCCAAACCCATCGCGCAAAGCGTGTATAATCCGTCCTGGTTTTCGAGAATTTCCGATCGTTTCCCGCCAGTCGATTGCGCCACCACAATCCGCCCGTTAAAGCGATTTTGCTGATTGGCAGTATGAATGAAATAATCGAAAAAACCGCGCAAAAACGCGCCGGAACCGAACTGCAAAATTTTTTCCGGCAAGTGAAATGTCGCCGGATCGGGAAAACTGGCAGATGTATTCGATGCGTTTTTTTGGTTAAATCTATCAACCACAAACTGTTGATTTAACTGAGGATAGCTCACAGCGTAACGCCCTCCTTCCAAATGGCGATTTCGCGATAATCATTGATTTCATTTTTTGCCAGTCGTTTGCCGGATGCCACTTCAAGAATGAAATTAAAAAATGTTTCCGCTAGCGCATTAAGCGTGGTGTTGCCTTCGAGCAATTCGCCGGCGTTAAAATCGATCCAGTGCGGTTTTTGCTGAAAAATCGCCGAATTGGACGAAATTTTGAGCGTCGGCACGGGCGTGCCCAACGGCGTGCCGCGACCGGTAGTGAACAGCACGATTGTTGCACCGGCGGCGACTTCCGCGGTTGTGGAAACGCCATCGTTTC includes:
- a CDS encoding SDR family oxidoreductase, translated to MLDLSEKIAIVTGGGSGIGQAISQKLAEHGAKVHIFERDKVGAAATVQAIRDAGGTAECHDVDVANQSQVLAAVDAVFEQHNRLDILVNNAGIAFVGSLEQTAEADLDRLYAVNIKGVYNCALAAVRKMKSQKNGVIINMASIAAPIGLPDRFAYSMTKGAVVSMTYSIARDYLDDNIRCNCISPARVHTPFVDGFIAKNYPGKEQEMFEKLSKTQPIGRMAKPEEIANLCLFLCSDEAGFITGTDYPIDGGFLRLNT
- a CDS encoding hemolysin III family protein, producing the protein MNSQNKPNLGEEIANSITHGIGAGLSVAGLTLLVAFASIYGDVWRVVSFSIYGSTLILLYLASTLYHSFQNPRVKRVFKIIDHAAIYLLIAGTYTPILLVNMRGAWGWTLFVVIWGLTLAGIVLKIFFINRFKKLSTVIYVLMGWLCIVAIKEMIATIPPGGLAWLIAGGITYTLGVIFYVWHKLPYNHAIWHLFVLGGSICHFLRFCFMCCRWNDTVFNRRDRNGRGEIQNFIFLFVAR
- a CDS encoding aconitate hydratase, giving the protein MQDVLNVTQKLIKSHIVSGDMIPGEEIGLKIDQTLTQDATGTLVMLELEAMELSKVHTELSVQYVDHNLLQTDFKNADDHVFLYSAAQKFGVWYSRPGNGVSHPIHMERFGKPGKTMVGSDSHTPASGALGMLALGSGGLDVAFVMAGEPLFIKMPKVLGVKLTGKLPPWVSAKDVVLEMLRRYDVTGCRGMIIEYFGPGLAELSAMDRHVIANMGTEMGATTTVFPSDGEIRDFMKRQEREGEWRELLPDKGAGYDLHDEINLSELEPMIACPSSPGNVVKVRDVAGNPVHQVVIGSSANPGYRDFWVVSKIVDGKTVHPQVSFDINPTSRQVTENLADDGAFARLIKAGARFHQAGCMGCIGMGQAPASGKISLRTMPRNFPGRSGTLDDLVYLCSPETGAASALTGEITDPRDLEKSMGISYPAFQQPKTENINRELLISPAKNGHEIELEKGPNIKSIPELNPLPNEFQVPLLLKMGDNISTDEIMRAGAEVLPFRSNIPEISKWAFSIIDTTFYDRAMKAKEEFGGHIVVGGENYAQGSSREHAALAPRYLGQIAVIAKSYARIGWQNLANFGILPLEFENAEDYERIRQGDEIRVEHLRNAVANGETIVAHNRTRDENYSLTHSLSERQINIMLAGGAINYLKSRRNSDN
- a CDS encoding tagaturonate reductase; the protein is MSYPQLNQQFVVDRFNQKNASNTSASFPDPATFHLPEKILQFGSGAFLRGFFDYFIHTANQQNRFNGRIVVAQSTGGKRSEILENQDGLYTLCAMGLANGEPVESFTVCSSISRAIVANEDWQSVLSVAESPELEIIVSNTTEAGIVFDETDRIDREPPTTFPGKLTAVLYRRFLTFRGDESRGLIILPCELLENIGTVLRGIVLQLADIWQLGGGFKDWVIGANRFCNTLVDRIVPGKPDTARMEQLTAHLGFRDEMLTCSELYSLFAIEGGSDLQEKLAFCDDNPSIIVRENIDDFRERKLRLLNASHTISVPLAYLCGFEYVIEMMNDPKISGFVESVMRREIGPCLEMDSQIVNRYIDDVLQRFRNPYLKHALLDITVQSTMKMRNRVLQLITRYHQKSGDFPKLICLGYAAYLRFMKAPTQDGNHFFGEINGVRYPVNDAAASYFMEQWQAFDAGEIVNTEALVSEICSNRFIWPDNIENGKTFIHQVSQYLDAILRDGPEATLTTVLENYK